The Streptomyces achromogenes DNA segment TGCCCGCCGACGACTGCTGCGATCTCGGCGAGGGAGAGGGCGATCACAAGTTCATCCCTGGGTCTGCTGGATAGCTTCGCGAAGCACCTGGCGGTCGTCGAACGGACGGACCACCCCGGCGATGTCCTGGCCCTGCTCGTGGCCCTTGCCCGCGACCAGCACGGTGTCCCCGGCGTGCGCGCGGGCCACGACCGCGGCGATCGCGGCGGCCCGGTCCTCGAACAGCTGCACGTCGCCGCGCTCATGGGCCGGCACCGACGCCGCGCCCTGGAGCATCGTCGCGAGGATCGCGAGCGGGTCTTCGGAGCGCGGGTTGTCGGAGGTCAGTACGGCGGTGTCGGCAAGCCGGGCGACGGCTGCGCCCATCGGGGCGCGCTTGGTGCGGTCCCGGTCGCCGCCGCAGCCGAGAACCACGTGCAGCCGGCCCTTGGTGACCTTGCGCAGCGCCCTGAGCACCGACTCGACGGCGTCGGTCTTGTGGGCGTAGTCGACGACCGCGAGGTAGGGCTGCCCGGCGTCCACCCGCTCGAGGCGGCCCGGCACGCCCGGCACGGCCGCGACGCCGTCGGCGGCGGTCCGCGGGTCGATGCCGGCGACGGAGAGGGAGACGATCGCGGCGAGGGTGTTCGCCACGTTGAAGCTGCCCGGCAGCGGCGACCTGGCGGCGACCCGCACCCCGTCCGGCCCCAGGACGGTGAACGTCGAGTCCATCGGGCCGGTCTCGACGTCCACCGCGCGCCAGTCGGCGTCCGGGTCGCCCTCGGCGGAGAAGGTGACGACCGGCACCTCCGCCTCCTGGACCAGCCGGCGGCCGTACTCGTCGTCGAGGTTGACCACGCCGAGTTTGCTGCGTTTCCGTGTGAACAGCTGCGCCTTGGCGCGGAAGTAGTCCTCCATGCCCGAGTGGAACTCCATGTGCTCCGGGCTGAGGTTGTTGAAGACGGCGATGTCGAAGACGCAGCCGTCGACCCGGCCGAGGACCAGGGCGTGGCTGGAGACCTCCATCGCGACCGCCTCGACGCCGCGCTCGCGCATGACGGCGAACAGGGCCTGGAGGTCGGTGGCTTCCGGGGTGGTGCGCTCGGACTTGATGCGCTCGTCGCCGATGCGCATCTCGACGGTGCCGATCAGGCCGGTGGACCTGACCGGCTTCAGGCCGCCCTCGACGAGGTACGCGGTGGTGGTCTTGCCGGAGGTGCCGGTGATGCCGATCTGGAGCAGGCCGCGGCCGGGGCGGCCGTAGATGGTGGCCGCCAGTTCGCCCATGGCCCCGCGCGGGTCGTCGACCACCAGGACCGGCAGACCGGTCACGGCGGCGCGGTCGGCGCCGGCGGGGTCGGTCAGGACGGCGACCGCGCCCAGGCCCGCGGCCTGGGTGACGAAGTCGGCGCCGTGCAGGCGGGCGCCGGGCAGCGCGGCGTACAGGTCGCCGGGGCGGACCGCGCGCGAGTCATGGGTGATGCCCGTGACCTCGGTGGCGGTGCCGCCCGGCTGTGCGGCGCCCAGCTGATCGGCGAGTTCCGCGAGGGGTGTGGCGGAGACCTGCGCCGGTCGCGGCGGTCCCGGATATGTCACGGAAGCGCCCTTCTGGGTGGTTTGGGACTGATCAGCGTGTGGCACGGCGGTGAGCGTACCGGGCGTACCCGCCTGCGGGCGAAGCGAGGGCGCTGCCGTCGGCGGACTCGCGGGCGGCCCGGCGGGGGCTGCCGTGGGCGGTGCGGGAGTCCCGGGGTCGGGAGTGATCATGGTCACGGGCTGGTTCCTGGCTTGCTCGGCGCTGAACAGTGGCGTTCGGGGTCGGGGACGGAAGGGGGCGGGGGCGCCGCTCGGGCCGGGGCCCGGCGGTCAGGGCGTGAAGGAGACCGGGAGGTTCGCGGCCTTCGCCCCGGTCGGTGGGACCTGCAGGGTCTTCAGGGCGAACTCCATGACCTGTTTGAAGACGGGGCCGCAGATCTGGCCGCCGAAGTAGCTGCCCTCGGTGGCGTTCTGGATGGCGCAGTAGACGGTGATGCGGGGGCTGTCGGCGGGCGCGAAGCCGGCGAACGACGAGGTGTAGCCCTTGTAGGTGCCGGTGGCCGGATCCACGCGGTTGGCGGTGCCCGTCTTGCCCGCGACGCGGTAGCCGGGGATGCGCGCCTTGGCGCCCGTGCCCTCCCGGTCGTCCACGACCGACTCCAGCATGTGGGCGAGGGTCTTCGCCGTCTTCTGGCTGACGACCCGGCTCTTCGCGGGCGACGCGGCGGGCGTGAAGCGGCCGTCCGGCCCCTTGGTGCCGCGCACCAGGGTGGGCTCGACGCGCACGCCGCCGTTGGCGATCGTCGAGTACACCGAGGCCGCCTGGACCGCGTTCAGGGACATGCCCTGGCCGAAGGGGATCGTGTACTGCTGCGAGGTCGACCACTTGTCGGGCGGGGCGAGGATGCCCTTCGTCTCGCCCGGGAAGCCGAGCCCGGTGTGGCTGCCGAGGCCGAACTTGCGCAGGTAGGAGTACAGGACCCGGTTGGCCTCTGCCTGGGTCTTGCCGAGCTGTCCGGTGGCCAGGATGGTGCCGATGTTGCTGGACTTGGCGAGCACCCCGTTGAGCGTGAGGTACCAGGTCGGGTGGTCGATGTCGTCCTGGAAGAGCCGGTCGCCGCGGTGCAGCCGGTTGGGCACGGTGACGTGCGTCAGCGGGGTGGCGGCGTTCTCCTCCAGCACGGCGGCCATGGACATGATCTTCGCGGTGGAGCCGGGCTCGTAGGCGTCCTGGACGGCCGCGTTGCCCAGGGCGCCGGGGTCGGCCTTCGACAGGTCGTTGGGGTCGAAGCCGGGCGAGTTGGCCAGGGCGAGGATCTCGCCGGTGCGGGTGTCCTGCACGATGACGTAGCCGCGGTCCGCCGCGGACTTGCGCACCTGCTCGGTGATGGCGTTCTGCGCCGCCCACTGGATGTCGCGGTCGATCGTCAGCTCCACGGCGGAGCCGGGCACCGCGGGCGTCTCGGTGGAGCCCACGGTGGGCACCTGACGGCCGCCGGACTGGGCGTAGCGGATCTTGCCGTCCTTGCCCGCCAGGGTGGCGTTCAGCTGCTGCTCGACACCGCCGCCGCCCTGACCGTCGGCGTTGACCCAGCCCAGTATCCCGGCGGCGAGATCCTTGTTGGGGTACACGCGCTTGCTGCTGGGCACGGAGAACAGCCCGGCGAGGACGTTGACCGTGGAGCGGTCCGTCTCCGCCTTGGCGGAGAGCGCGGATCTCAAGTCGCGGATCTGCTTCCACACCTGCGGGGTCTGCCGCCCGGCGAGCTTCACGTAGCGCAGGTTCTTGTCCTTCGGCCGCAGCGTCTTGACCAGGACGGACTGCTGCCGGCCGAGGATCGGCGCGAGAAGGGCGGCCGCCCGCTCGGGACCGTCGTCGATCTTCAGCTGGGCGCGGGCGAACATGGTGGGATCGGCCGTGATGTCGTAGGCGTCCTCGCTGGTCGCGAAGGCCACACCGGTGCGGTCGGTGATCTCGCCGCGCTCGGCGGGCAGCACCTGGCCGACGTACCGGTTCTGCTCGGCCTTGGCGGTGTAGGCACTCGCGTCGACGGCCTGCACCTGCAGGAGGCGGACGACGAAGGCGATGAGCACCAGGGCCAGCGCGAGGCCCACCATGCGCAGCCGGGGGCGGGGGCTGCCGAGCCGGATGACACGCGGGGCGGCGCCGCGGGGCGGCGGCCCGGTCGGGCGGCGGGCCGGGCGGGCGCCGGGTCCCGGGCGCCGCTGGGCGGACGCGGGACGGGAGGGCCGGGCGGGGCCGGGCACACGCCGGCGCGGCGGTTCCCTGTCGGACACTTCCGTCACCTGCCGGGGGTCTCGGGGGTGGCTGCGGTCGGGCGCTCCGCGCTCCGCGCGGGGGCGGCGGAGCCGGCCGGTCCGGGCGCCTGCGGGAGCGTGACGGTCTCCGGCGGCCGTACGACGGGGTCCACGGACTGCCGGGCGGCCGCGGACGGGACGCCCTTCACGGTGCCGTCGGGGTTCAGGAAGGCCGGGTCCCCGCCCGGGACCATGCCCAGTTCGCGCGCGCGGCGCTGGAGGGCGTCCGGGGCGGAGTAGGAGTCGATGTCCCGCTGGAGCGCCTGCTCCTCGTCGGTGAGGCCCTTGGTGTCCTTCCGCAGGTCGTCCATCTTGAACGAGCCCTCGCTGAGGGCGGAGTTCAGCACGAGCAGTCCGATCAGGCCGCCGCCGAGGAGCAGGACGACGAGGAGGACGAACGGCGTGCGGGCGGCCTGCCGCGGGCCGGCCGGGAAGAGCCGCGCGAGGCGGGCGGCCCTCCCCTTCAGCGCGGGTTTACTGCTCACTCGCCCTCCCCCGGAACCGGTGTGCGGACCCTCGGCTCACGCCCGTCATTCGATGGACTCCCTGATTCGCTCGGCCCCGCGCAGCCGCGCCGGGGCGGCGCGCCGGTTCTCGGCGATCTCTTCCTCGGTGGGAAGTTCGGCACCGCGGGTGAGCAGCTTGAGTCTCGGCTGGTAGCGCTCGGGGACGACCGGCAGCCCGGGCGGCGCGGTGTTGGCGGCGCCGGCCGCGAACACCTGCTTGACGAGCCGGTCTTCGAGCGAGTGGTACGACAGGACGGCGATCCGCCCGCCCACGTCGATCGCCCGCACCGCGGCCGGGATCGCCCGTTCCAGGACGGAGAGTTCGCCGTTCACCTCGATGCGCAGAGCCTGGAAGGTGCGCTTGGCGGGATTGCCGCCGGTGCGCTTGGCGGCCTGCGGAAGGGCGCCCCGGATCAGTTCGACGAGCCGCGCGCTGTTGGTGAACGGCTCGTTGTCGCGCTCGCGCACCACCGCGGAGACGATCCGCTTGGCCTGCTTCTCCTCGCCGTACGCCCGCAGGATCCGCACGAGTTCGCCGGGCGGGTAGGTGTTGAGGACCTCGGCGGCGCTGACGCCGGTCGTCTGGTCCATGCGCATGTCGAGGGGGGCGTCCTGGGCGTAGGCGAAGCCGCGGTCGGCCTCGTCGAGCTGCATGGAGGAGACTCCGAGGTCGAACAGGACGCCCTGCACGCGCGCGACGCCGAGCCGGTCCAGTACGTCGGGGAGCTCGTCGTAGACCGCGTGCACGAGGGTGGCGCGCTCACCGAAGGGGGCGAGGCGCTCGCCGGACAGGCGCAGGGCCTCCTTGTCGCGGTCCAGGGCGATCAGCCGGGCCTCGGGAAACCGCGTCAGCAGGGCCTCGCTGTGCCCGCCGAGGCCGAGCGTGCAGTCGACGACGACCGCTCCCGGCTCCTGGAGGGCGGGGGCCAACAGGTCCAGGCACCGCTGGAGCATCACCGGGACGTGTCGACTGTGACTCAAGGGGGCCTCTCAGATCCGGCGGGTGATGACGCACCGCCGGGTCCCCGCCCCTCGTGAAGGGAAGGCCTGCCGGCGCCGCGGGGAGATCTCGGCGGCCGGGCCGGGGTCTCACGGGTTCAGTCCAGCAGGGAGATCGTCGCCTCCCGCTTCGCGTCACTTTAGTCCACGGGGTCTCGCGGTCAATCAACCGGCCTGTGCGGCGCGGCCCGGGGCGTTCCGGCCACCCGCATGCTTGTGGCTTACCTCACAAAGTGGGCGTGATGACGCTCTTTTTCCCCTCTCACAGCAGGACCGCGACGCGTGTGACCAGTACCGTCATGGATATGACGACTTCCGCATCCGTACCCAGTGAGACCGCGGGCGCCATACGCGGCGGGACCGTGACCGACCGCCTCGTGGAGGCCAACGAGCGGTACGCCGACGCCTTCACCGACCCCGGCATGGACGCCCGCCCCGTACTGCACGTCGCGGTCGTGGCCTGCATGGACGCCCGTATCGACCTGCACGCCGCGCTCGGCCTCGAGCTCGGCGACTGCCACACGATCCGCAACGCGGGCGGCGTGGTCACCGACGACGTCATCCGCTCGCTCACCATCAGCCAGCGCAAACTGGGTACCCGCAGCATCGTCCTGATCCATCACACGGGGTGCGGTCTGGAGGCGATCACCGAGGATTTCCGCACCGAGCTGGAAATGGAGATCGGCCAGCGTCCGGCGTGGGCGGTGGAGTCCTTCCGGGACGTCGACCAGGACGTCCGGCAGTCGATGCAGCGGGTGCGCACCTCGCCGTTCCTGGTGCACACCGACGACGTGCGCGGCTTCGTGTTCGACGTGCGGACCGGGCTGCTCCGCGAGATCGACCCTGCGTGACCGCACCGCGCCGACGTCGTTCTTTCCTGTCGTTTCGCTGTTGATGTGCACCTCTCGGACGCCCAGACAGCCATAACCCCGACATATCACGGACAGTTGTCCACACGCGAGTGACACGAATCGGTAACGGCAGCAAGAATGCGGATGTGACGCCGCGCTGAGCAGTTCGCGGGTGGTGTCCGTGATTCGGGGTGGGCCGGTTTGCGCGACAGAGCGTCGGCCCGTGGAAAGTACGGGCCGAGGAGGGCCGGGTGACGACCTATGACGATCGAGCGAGCCTCACAGATCTGACCGCCACTGTGGAGCGTGTCCGCAGTTCGGTGGAGGGAGTGATCGAGGGCAAGCCCGAGGTCGTACAGCTTTCGCTGACCGTGCTGCTCGCCGAGGGGCACCTGCTGATCGAGGATGTGCCGGGCGTCGGGAAGACGATGCTGGCCAAGGCGCTGGCGAAGTCCATCGACTGCTCGGTGCGCCGTATCCAGTTCACGCCCGACCTGCTGCCCTCGGACATCACCGGTGTGTCCATCTGGGACCAGCAGCGCCGGGACTTCGAGTTCAAGCCCGGCGCGATCTTCTCGCAGATCGTGATCGGCGACGAGATCAACCGGGCCTCCCCCAAGACGCAGTCGGCGCTGCTGGAGTCCCTGGAGGAACGCCAGGTCACCATCGACGGGCAGACCTACGAGCTGCCCAGCCCGTTCATGGTGGTGGCCACGCAGAACCCGGTCGAGATGGAGGGCACCTATCCGCTGCCCGAGGCGCAGCGCGACCGGTTCATGGCCCGGGTCTCCATCGGTTACCCGAGCGCCGAGGCCGAGCTGCAGATGCTCGACGTGCACGGCGGGGTCAGCCCGCTGGACGACCTTCAGCCGGTCGCCCACGCGCACGAGATCGTCAAGTTGATCGACGCGGTCCGGAGCGTCCACGTGGCCGACTCGGTGCGGCGCTACGCGGTCGACCTGGTCGCCGCCACCCGCACCCACCCCGACCTCAGACTCGGTGCCTCGCCGCGCGCGACGCTGCATCTGGTGCGTGCCGCGAGGGCGACCGCCGCGCTCCACGGCCGGGACTACGCACTGCCGGACGACGTCCAGAACCTCGCCGTGGCCGTGCTCGCCCACCGGCTGCTGCCCACCGCGCAGGCCCAGCTCAACCGCCGCACCGCGGAGCAGGTCGTCGAGGACATCATCCAGCGCACCTCGGTGCCCGCGACGCCCCAGCAGCACCACGGGTACGGGCTGGGCAACGGCACCCAGGCGTACGGCCGGCAGCAGCCGCGGAGGCTGTGATGACCGCCGGCGGGACCGGGCAGCCGTCCGCCGGCCAGTCGGGGAGGGCGGACCGGGGCGGCGTGCGCACGGCTCTGGGCGGCCTGACCACCCGGGGCCGATCCTTCCTGGCGGCCGGCATCGCGGCCGCCGTCTGCGCCTATGTGCTCGGACAGCCCGACCTGCTGCGGGTCGGGCTGCTGCTGGCCGCCCTGCCGCTGATCTGCGCGGCCGTCGTCTACCGCACCCGCTACCGGGTCGCCGGCAGCCGCCGGCTCGCCCCCGCGCGGGTGCCGGCGGGCAGCGAGGCCCGCGTCCACCTGCGGATGGACAACGTCTCGCGGCTGCCCACCGGCCTGCTGATGCTCCAGGACCGGGTGCCGTACGTGCTCGGCCCGCGCCCCCGCTTCGTCCTGGACCGGGTGGAGGCGGGCGGCCGCCGCGAGGTGTCCTACCGGGTCCGCTCCGACCTGCGCGGCCGCTACCCGCTGGGCCCGCTCCAGCTGCGCCTGAGCGACCCCTTCGGCATGTGCGAGCTCACCCGGTCGTTCTCCACGCACGACACCCTGACGGTGATACCGCGCGTGGAACCGCTCCCCCCGGTGCGGCTGAGCGGCGAGGCCAAGGGGTACGGCGACGGGCGGCAGCGCTCGCTGGCCCTGGCCGGCGAGGACGACGTCATCCCTCGCGGCTACCGCTACGGCGACGACCTGCGCCGGGTGCACTGGCGCTCCACCGCCCGCTACGGCGAGCTGATGGTGCGGCGCGAGGAGCAGCCGCGGCGCTCCCGCTGCACGGTGCTGCTGGACACCCGGGGCCTGGCCTACCGGGGCGCGGGCCCGGACTCCGCCTTCGAGTGGGCGGTCTCCGGCGCCGCGTCGGTGCTGGTGCACATGCTGGAGCGGGGCTTCTCCGTGCGGCTGCTCACGGACACCGGCACCTCGGTGCCCGGGGAGGGCGCCGACGGCTACGCCGGGGGCGGCCAGGAGTCGACCGACGCGGCCGGGCTGATGATGGACACCCTCGCGATCGTCGACCACTCCGACGGCGCGGGCCTGTCCCGGTCGTACGACGTGCTGCGCGGCGGCCACGAGGGGCTGCTGGTGGCCTTCCTCGGTGATCTCGACGAGGAGCAGGCGGCGATCGCGGCGAAGATGCGCCAGCGCAGCGCGGGCGCTGTCGCCTTCCTCCTGGACGGCGACAGCTGGATGCGTGAACCGAACGGCGCACCCGATCCGATGAACAGGCAGGAGGAGCGGCTGCGGATGCTGCGCGAGGCGGGCTGGACGGCCCTGAGCGTGCCGCGGGGCGCATCGCTGAAGGAGCTGTGGCGGCTGGCGGAGCGCGACCGGGCGGGCGTGACGGCGTCGGGCGGCGGGGAGGGGAGGGCATGAGCGGACGGGCTCGACTGACACTGTGCTCCGCGGCGGCGACGCTGCTGGCCTCGTGCGCCCTGCTGCCCCTGGTGGAGCCGGCGACATGGCTGCTGCAGGCGGCGTTCCTGCTGGCGGTCCAGTCCGGGGCGGGCGCGGCGGCCCGGCGTGTGCCGCTGGCCCGGCCGCTGACCGTGGCCGTCCAGGCCCTGGTCACGCTGATGGCTCTGACACTGGTCTTCGCCCGGGGGCACGCGGTGCTCGGGCTGGTCCCCGGCCCGGACGCCTTCCGGCACTTCGGCGACCTGCTCCAGGCGGGCTCCGACGACATCGGGCGGTACGCGATACCGGCCCCGCTGTCCGACGGCATCCGGCTCATGGTGATCGGCGGGGTCCTGGTCATCGGCCTGGCGGTGGACACCCTCGCGGTGACGTTCCGCAACGCGGCCCCGGCGGGTCTGCCGCTGCTGGCGCTGTACTCGGTCGCCGCCGGGCTGTTCGACGGATCCGCCGACTGGCTGTGGTTCCTGGTGGCCGCCGCCGGCTATCTGATGCTGCTGCTCGCCGAGGGCCGGGAGCGGCTCTCGCAGTGGGGCAGGGTCTTCGGCGGAGCCTCGCACGCCCCGGGCGAGCAATCCGGACCGGTGGCCCCGGTGCGCACCGGCCGGCGCATCGGCATGGCGGCGCTGGGCGTCGCCCTCGTGGTGCCGCTGCTGCCGCTGCCCGCCGTCCAGGACGGCCTGCTGGGCGGGACGAGGGCCGGCGTGGGCGCCGGCAACGGCAGCGGGGGCACGATCTCCGCGGTGAACCCGCTGGTGTCACTGCGCGACAGCCTGAACGTGGACGAGGACCGCACGGTCCTGACCCTGCGCACCAACAGCGGCAACCTCTCGGACCTGTACCTGCGGATCGTGTCCCTGGACGACTTCGACGGCACCACGTGGAAACCGGCCAAGCGGCACATCACGGCCGTGCCGGACGACTTCCCGGCGCCCACCGGTCTGGGGCCCGACGTGAAACGGGCGGAGGTCACGACCCGCGTCGCGGCGGCCGGCAGCTACGCGCAGGACTGGCTGCCGATGCCCTATCCCCCGAGCGGCGTGCAGATCAAGGGCAACTGGCGTTATGAGCCGGTCGGCATGACGCTGGTCGGCGATCACGGCCAGAACACCAGCGGCAAGACCTACCTGGTGACGAGCCTGGACGTGCAGCCGACGGCGCAGCAGCTGGCCTCCGCCCCCAAGGCGCCCGACTCGATCCGGCGGGACTACACCAAGGTCCCGGACTCCCTGCCGACGGTGGTGGCGCAGCAGGCCCGGGAGATCACCAAGAACGCCACGAGCGGTTACGAGAAGGCGGTCGCGCTCCAGGACTACTTCGCGGTGACCGGCGGCTTCGAGTACGACACCCAGGTGGAGGTCGGCAGCGGCCGGGGTGCGATCGCCCGCTTCCTGCGGGACAAGCAGGGCTTCTGCGTCCACTTCTCGTTCGCGATGGCGGCGATGGCCCGCACGCTGGGCATACCGGCACGGGTCGCGGTGGGCTTCGCCCCGGGCTCCCCCCAGGCGGACGGCACGGTGACGGTGAGCCTGAAGGACGCCCACGCCTGGCCGGAGCTGTACTTCGAGGGCATCGGCTGGACGCGCTTCGAGCCGACGCCCACGCGTGGCTCGACGCCGACGTACACACTGCCGGAGGCCCCGGGCCAGGCGGTGCCCCCTCTGCCGCAGGCCTCCCGCTCGGCGGACGCCGCTCCGTCGGCCGCTCCGTCGGCCAGCGCCAGCTGCTCCGCCACGGACAAGAAGCTCGGCAACTGCGCCGACCCGCTGCCGCTGGACCAGACGGACCAGGGCGCGGGCGGCACCCCGTGGTACCGGATCGCCGGCTGGGCCCTGGTGGGACTGGCGGGGCTCGCCCTGCCGCTACTGCCGATGCTGTGGCGGCTGAGACGGCGCTCGGTGCGGCTGGCATCCGCCCAGCATGCCGCTGCCACGGCCGCCGGCGCGCCGCCCGGCCGCCGCAAGGACGACGCCGACGGCCGACGCGCCGACGGCGGCGAGCCCGCGGTGCTGCTGGACATGCCGCCGCAGGAGGCGGCCGAGGCGGCCGCCGGGCATGTCCTGGCGGTGTGGCGGGAGCTCACCGACACGGCCTGGGACTACGGCATCGAGCCGGACGAGGCGCTCACGCCGCGGCGGGCCGCGGCGCGGATCGTGCGGATCGGGGAGCTGGACGAGACGGCGGGCCGATCGGTGCACCGGGTCGCCGACGCCGTGGAGCGGGTGCTGTACGCCCCGGAGCCGAGGGCCGAGGCCGGCCTGGCGGACGAGGTCCGCAGGGTGCGGGCGGCCCTGCGGGAGAACGCGAGCCGCCGTACGCGGTTGCGTGCCGTGGTGGCGCCGCGTTCGGCCGTCCGCGCGGTGTGGGACCTCGCCGACCGCTGGACGGCCCTCAAGGCGTCCTGGGCGGCCCGTCTGGCGGCGCTGGTCCGCCGGCCGTCCCGCCAGCAGAGCGGCTGAGGAAGGGCGAGCGGGAGACATTGCGAGGGGGCGACCACCCGGCCGGGTGGTCGCCCCCTCGTCGTTGCTCGTCGGTGGGCGGTGTCAGTGACCGCCCTGCTCGTCACGCCGGCGCTGCCAGCGCTGCTCGATACGGTCCATCATGGAGCGCTTCTGCCGACCCTGACCGCGGGTGCGCGGGGCGCCCGGAGCTCCTGCGGCGGCCTGCTCGCCCGGCTTGGGTGCCTTGCGCCAGCCGGTCACGGCGAGCACCGCGCATCCCAGCATGACGAGGAAGCCCATCACGCTCAGCCAGACCTGCTTGGCGACCATTCCGGCCATGAGGAGCGCGATACCCACGAGGAAGCCAGCGACCGCCTGGTAGACCCGCCGCCGGGTGTACGTACGCAGCCCGCTTCCCTCGAGCGCCGACGCGAACTTGGGATCTTCGGCGTACAGCGCTCGCTCCATCTGCTCGAGCATGCGCTGCTCGTGCTCCGAGAGCGGCACGGAGTCCTCCTCATCGTGCAGTCGCCGGGGCGACCCTGGGGGTCCCTTCAGGATAGGCAGGGAATCGCCCCCGTGAAACCCGCCCCTCTACGCCAATTGGCCAACCGGAGCCCGCCATGGGCGTCCCGGCTCGCT contains these protein-coding regions:
- a CDS encoding transglutaminase TgpA family protein, producing MSGRARLTLCSAAATLLASCALLPLVEPATWLLQAAFLLAVQSGAGAAARRVPLARPLTVAVQALVTLMALTLVFARGHAVLGLVPGPDAFRHFGDLLQAGSDDIGRYAIPAPLSDGIRLMVIGGVLVIGLAVDTLAVTFRNAAPAGLPLLALYSVAAGLFDGSADWLWFLVAAAGYLMLLLAEGRERLSQWGRVFGGASHAPGEQSGPVAPVRTGRRIGMAALGVALVVPLLPLPAVQDGLLGGTRAGVGAGNGSGGTISAVNPLVSLRDSLNVDEDRTVLTLRTNSGNLSDLYLRIVSLDDFDGTTWKPAKRHITAVPDDFPAPTGLGPDVKRAEVTTRVAAAGSYAQDWLPMPYPPSGVQIKGNWRYEPVGMTLVGDHGQNTSGKTYLVTSLDVQPTAQQLASAPKAPDSIRRDYTKVPDSLPTVVAQQAREITKNATSGYEKAVALQDYFAVTGGFEYDTQVEVGSGRGAIARFLRDKQGFCVHFSFAMAAMARTLGIPARVAVGFAPGSPQADGTVTVSLKDAHAWPELYFEGIGWTRFEPTPTRGSTPTYTLPEAPGQAVPPLPQASRSADAAPSAAPSASASCSATDKKLGNCADPLPLDQTDQGAGGTPWYRIAGWALVGLAGLALPLLPMLWRLRRRSVRLASAQHAAATAAGAPPGRRKDDADGRRADGGEPAVLLDMPPQEAAEAAAGHVLAVWRELTDTAWDYGIEPDEALTPRRAAARIVRIGELDETAGRSVHRVADAVERVLYAPEPRAEAGLADEVRRVRAALRENASRRTRLRAVVAPRSAVRAVWDLADRWTALKASWAARLAALVRRPSRQQSG
- a CDS encoding DUF3040 domain-containing protein is translated as MPLSEHEQRMLEQMERALYAEDPKFASALEGSGLRTYTRRRVYQAVAGFLVGIALLMAGMVAKQVWLSVMGFLVMLGCAVLAVTGWRKAPKPGEQAAAGAPGAPRTRGQGRQKRSMMDRIEQRWQRRRDEQGGH